In Streptomyces sp. P9-A4, the genomic window GCGGCCACCGCACCCAGACCGCCCACGAGCAGGGCCGACAGACGCGCCACCCACGGCTCGTCGACCGGCTCCGCGCTCACCAGGGCGCGGTGCACGACCGCGCCCGCGACGACGTCGAAGATCAGGTCGTCGATGGCGTCGACGGCGACCGGGTCGCGGTCCGCCGGGAGTTCGCCGCGCTGCTGCGCCCGCTCCCGGCCCGCCAGGACGAGCCGCTTCTGCCGGTCGACGATCGAGCCGCGGATGCGCTCCCGCAGCGGTTCGTCACGGGTCGACTCCGCCACCACCGCCATCAGCGCCGTCTTGGTCTCGGGGCGTTCCAGCAGCGCCGCGAACTGGAGGACGACATGCTCGATGTCGGCCTGGAGGGAACCCAGGTCGGGCAGTTCGAGTTCGTCGAAGAGGACGGCGACGGCGTCCACCACGAGTTCGTTCTTGTTGGCCCAGCGGCGGTACAGCGTCGTCTTCGCAACCCCGGCCCGGCCGGCGACGTCCCCCATCGTGAGCTTGGACCAGCCCAGCTCGACCAGCGCCGCGCGGGTCGCCTCCAGGATGGCCGCGTCGGCCGCGGTGGAGCGGGGGCGCCCGGTGCGGGGGCTGCGAGAAGGGTTGGTGCGGCTACACATGGAGGTCGACCATACCCGCCGGTAGGTACGGCGCCAGGGGCCCGGCGTGTGAGCCAGTTCACGGTGCGGATCGGGTCCGCGCCCTCCCGTCGGATCCCCCCTGACAGTTACGCTACGACCCGTAGCGAAAGGCATTGAGCGGCCTGAGCGACAACCATGGCGCCGGGTGGGGACCCGGTGCGAAACGAAGACGAAGAACCGTGTCGCCCCACGTCTCGCACACCGGCGGGAGGCGTGCGGACGGCACGGTTCAGCCATGACTTACCGCTTACGCGCGCGGAAGGGGGAGGATGTACGCATGCAGCCCCGAAACATGTCCATGAGCGGCGTCGTCGACCTCGCCGCGGTGAAGGCGGCCGGAGAGGCCAAGGCCAAGGCGGAGCAGACGCGCGCCGAAGCCGCCCGGCAGGGTGGTACCGCCGCCGTGCCCCCGTCCGCCCTGGTGATCGACGTCGACGAGGCGGGCTTCGAGCGCGATGTGCTCCAGCGCTCCGCCGAGGTCCCGGTCGTCCTCGACTTCTGGGCCGAGTGGTGCGAGCCCTGCAAGCAGCTCGGCCCCCTCCTGGAGCGGCTCGCCGTCGAGTACGACGGCCGTTTCCTGCTCGCGAAGATCGACGTCGACGCCAACCAGATGCTGATGCAGCAGTTCGGCATCCAGGGAATTCCGGCCGTTTTCGCGGTGGTCGCCGGTCAGGCGCTGCCGCTCTTCCAGGGCGCGGTGCCCGAGGCCCAGATCCGCGAGACCCTCGACCAGCTGATCCAGATCGGCGAGGAGCGCTTCGGTCTGACCGGCATCGTCGTGGACGCGGGCGCCGAGGGTGCCGAGGACGGTGCCGCCGCGCAGCCCGTGGGCCCGTACGACGCCCTGCTCGAAGCGGCCATGTCCGCGCTCGACGCGGGCGACCTGGCCGGCGCCGTGCAGGCGTACAAGAACGTGCTCGCCGACGACCCGGCCCACCCCGAGGCCAAGCTCGGTCTCGCCCA contains:
- a CDS encoding TetR/AcrR family transcriptional regulator; translation: MCSRTNPSRSPRTGRPRSTAADAAILEATRAALVELGWSKLTMGDVAGRAGVAKTTLYRRWANKNELVVDAVAVLFDELELPDLGSLQADIEHVVLQFAALLERPETKTALMAVVAESTRDEPLRERIRGSIVDRQKRLVLAGRERAQQRGELPADRDPVAVDAIDDLIFDVVAGAVVHRALVSAEPVDEPWVARLSALLVGGLGAVAAHG
- a CDS encoding tetratricopeptide repeat protein produces the protein MQPRNMSMSGVVDLAAVKAAGEAKAKAEQTRAEAARQGGTAAVPPSALVIDVDEAGFERDVLQRSAEVPVVLDFWAEWCEPCKQLGPLLERLAVEYDGRFLLAKIDVDANQMLMQQFGIQGIPAVFAVVAGQALPLFQGAVPEAQIRETLDQLIQIGEERFGLTGIVVDAGAEGAEDGAAAQPVGPYDALLEAAMSALDAGDLAGAVQAYKNVLADDPAHPEAKLGLAQAELLTRVQGLDPAAVRKTAADAPADVAAQIAAADLDLVGGHVQDAFGRLVETVRRTVGEDRDAARLRLLELFEVIGSDDPRVTAARQALARVLF